In candidate division KSB1 bacterium, a single window of DNA contains:
- a CDS encoding PQQ-like beta-propeller repeat protein → MNKFYFVLTSCFSLFLTVYLFAGNPSDAKKNWPQWRGPDATGVAPNGNPPLEWSEDKNIRWKIQVPGKGLASPVIWDNMVFILTAVQSDQGGNLKEDVEDLEPQERRRHFFRGQRAKPTSVIKFTVLAINRKDGSITWQHSPREQVPHERTHPDGSWASNSAVTDGKHVFADFGSNGLYCYDMKGNLKWEKDLGDMTTRNGFGEGSSPAVYNDKLVINWDHEGDSFIVVLDKNTGKEVWRTQRDEVTSWATPIIVEQNGKPQVISSATKRIRSYDLATGKVVWESAGMTTNTIPSPVYGNGMVYAISGFRGNALLAIRLAAAKGDITDSEAIVWKFDRDTPYVPSPLLYDNTLYFLKSNKGILSAFNAKTGEQFYGPQRLESIKGAYASPVGANGRVYILGRNGVTLVIKHGPKFEVLAENSLDDRFDASPAIAGNELFLRGRKNLYCIAEK, encoded by the coding sequence ATGAACAAATTTTACTTCGTTCTGACATCTTGCTTTTCTTTATTTCTCACTGTCTATCTGTTTGCGGGCAATCCTTCCGATGCGAAAAAAAACTGGCCGCAGTGGCGCGGCCCTGATGCAACGGGAGTGGCACCCAACGGTAACCCTCCCCTGGAATGGAGCGAAGATAAAAATATCCGCTGGAAAATTCAGGTGCCGGGTAAGGGACTTGCTTCTCCCGTCATTTGGGATAATATGGTTTTTATTTTAACTGCCGTTCAAAGTGACCAGGGGGGAAATCTGAAAGAAGACGTAGAAGACCTAGAACCGCAAGAGCGCCGTCGTCATTTTTTTAGAGGACAGCGTGCCAAACCAACATCAGTTATTAAATTTACAGTATTAGCCATCAATCGAAAAGATGGTTCAATTACCTGGCAACACAGCCCACGGGAGCAAGTGCCTCATGAACGAACCCATCCGGATGGAAGTTGGGCGTCCAATTCAGCTGTTACCGATGGCAAGCACGTTTTCGCTGACTTCGGATCGAACGGCCTTTACTGCTACGATATGAAAGGTAACCTTAAATGGGAGAAAGATCTCGGGGACATGACCACTCGCAATGGCTTTGGTGAAGGCAGTTCGCCGGCCGTTTATAACGACAAATTAGTCATTAACTGGGACCACGAAGGGGATTCGTTTATCGTGGTCCTCGATAAAAACACCGGGAAAGAAGTGTGGAGAACTCAACGTGATGAAGTCACTTCCTGGGCCACCCCGATCATAGTCGAACAAAACGGCAAACCACAGGTTATTTCCAGTGCAACCAAACGCATCCGCAGTTACGACTTAGCCACCGGAAAAGTAGTTTGGGAGTCGGCGGGTATGACGACAAATACAATACCATCACCGGTGTATGGAAATGGAATGGTCTATGCAATTAGTGGCTTTCGCGGCAACGCCTTGCTTGCCATCCGTCTTGCGGCAGCAAAAGGCGACATCACAGATTCGGAAGCAATTGTCTGGAAATTTGACCGAGACACACCATATGTGCCCTCGCCCCTGCTTTACGATAACACGCTTTATTTCCTGAAAAGTAACAAAGGAATTCTCTCGGCTTTCAACGCCAAAACCGGCGAACAATTTTATGGCCCGCAAAGGTTGGAAAGCATTAAAGGGGCTTACGCCTCCCCGGTTGGCGCTAATGGTCGGGTTTATATTCTCGGGCGAAATGGCGTGACCCTGGTCATAAAGCACGGGCCGAAGTTTGAGGTACTGGCAGAAAACTCCCTCGACGACCGGTTTGATGCTTCACCGGCGATTGCCGGGAATGAGCTATTTTTGCGCGGACGTAAAAACTTATATTGTATTGCGGAAAAATAG
- a CDS encoding DUF4910 domain-containing protein, producing the protein MAKSYLFGLGVFVQLTFLPNNSNALLQTNLLDNQTRDLLHEELSGEIGKDHVIQITRHHRIQGSRGYRHAAEYVLEQLRQYGFSEKNAYIESFKSDGKIKYQTWQSPSGWDIKFGELRMLQPFEERIVGYPEVAMSVITYSNPGDVTAELVWVGKGTRDSDYTGKDVKDKFVLATGYGGSVHRLAVLKYGAKAVICYLDDERAKEYPDMLQYTGMWPKTEELQRVTFGFNLTNRQGGKLRNLLESGKKVVMQGKVEGIGLESYFMDVVVAHIRGSELPGEELVFSAHLDHPKESANDNASGSAAILDIARSLKTLIDNGRMQRPKRSLRFIWVPEWYGTMAYIDKHPEMKGPELGGKFLANMNLDMVGENLELLHSKLILTRTPDSMPSVVNDVVENMAEMVDQMNVRTPRGSLSAFNFRITPYSGGSDHMMFIERKIPGVMFSHSPDYTHHTSEDTPDKVDPVELERCEIIAASAMLYLANLETGQAAELTYLAASNSVGRLSAALGKATQQISAATNSTTDKNWAEGQNILDHALQLEMQTISSVLNFNNDNSIHRLVKKFRYEFQRQHKFYSGLLEEAATERGAELDSPAALQINLDNRVPERKTRGPLDFGLPESALPGSEAAWYASPEFNLNGSARFELANFIDGKNTVWEIRNALSAEFGPKDLKTISRYIEDLVKVGVVKWNIL; encoded by the coding sequence ATGGCTAAATCTTATCTTTTTGGTCTTGGTGTCTTTGTTCAACTCACATTTCTTCCAAACAATTCAAACGCACTTTTACAAACAAACTTACTCGACAACCAAACGCGGGACCTCCTTCATGAAGAACTGAGTGGTGAAATTGGCAAAGACCACGTCATTCAAATTACGCGTCACCACCGGATACAGGGGTCGCGCGGTTATCGGCACGCTGCTGAATATGTCCTCGAACAACTCCGCCAGTACGGTTTCTCAGAAAAAAACGCCTATATCGAGTCCTTTAAATCAGACGGTAAAATAAAATATCAAACCTGGCAATCGCCTTCCGGTTGGGATATCAAATTTGGCGAGCTGCGCATGCTCCAGCCTTTTGAGGAAAGAATTGTCGGCTATCCCGAAGTGGCCATGAGCGTCATCACTTACTCAAATCCCGGAGACGTAACGGCGGAGCTGGTCTGGGTCGGTAAAGGCACACGCGATTCCGACTACACCGGCAAGGATGTAAAAGATAAATTCGTGCTTGCCACGGGGTATGGCGGTTCAGTGCATCGGCTCGCTGTTTTAAAATATGGCGCCAAAGCAGTTATCTGCTATCTCGATGATGAACGCGCTAAAGAATATCCCGACATGCTGCAGTACACCGGGATGTGGCCGAAAACGGAAGAATTGCAGCGGGTCACGTTTGGTTTCAATCTCACTAACCGTCAAGGCGGGAAACTCAGGAATCTTCTTGAGTCGGGCAAGAAAGTGGTGATGCAGGGCAAAGTTGAAGGCATTGGCTTGGAATCTTACTTTATGGATGTGGTAGTTGCACATATCCGCGGCTCCGAACTTCCTGGCGAAGAGCTTGTTTTCAGCGCCCATTTAGATCATCCGAAGGAATCGGCAAATGACAACGCCAGCGGTTCGGCCGCAATTTTGGACATTGCCAGAAGCCTCAAAACTCTGATTGACAACGGTCGCATGCAGCGCCCAAAACGCTCCCTGCGATTTATCTGGGTGCCGGAGTGGTATGGCACCATGGCTTACATCGACAAGCACCCTGAGATGAAAGGGCCGGAATTAGGCGGTAAGTTTTTGGCGAACATGAATCTCGATATGGTTGGCGAAAATCTTGAGCTGCTTCACTCCAAACTCATCCTGACCCGCACCCCTGACTCCATGCCATCTGTGGTAAACGACGTGGTCGAAAATATGGCCGAAATGGTAGATCAAATGAATGTCCGCACGCCTCGGGGGAGTCTTTCCGCGTTTAACTTTCGCATAACTCCCTACAGCGGTGGCAGCGATCACATGATGTTCATCGAGCGAAAAATTCCCGGAGTCATGTTTTCTCACAGCCCGGATTACACCCACCACACCTCTGAAGACACCCCTGACAAAGTCGATCCGGTAGAATTAGAACGCTGTGAAATTATTGCAGCCTCAGCCATGCTGTACTTAGCAAATCTCGAAACCGGCCAGGCTGCGGAGTTGACCTATCTGGCAGCTTCGAATTCTGTGGGACGTTTATCAGCAGCGCTTGGCAAAGCCACTCAACAAATTTCAGCGGCCACAAACAGCACAACCGACAAAAATTGGGCTGAAGGCCAGAATATCCTCGATCATGCTTTGCAGCTTGAAATGCAAACGATCAGTTCGGTACTCAACTTCAATAATGATAATTCAATTCACAGATTAGTTAAAAAATTCCGGTATGAATTTCAGCGCCAACATAAATTCTATTCCGGGTTACTGGAAGAAGCTGCCACAGAAAGAGGTGCAGAACTGGACTCCCCGGCGGCCCTTCAAATCAATCTTGACAATCGCGTCCCGGAACGCAAAACACGAGGGCCTTTGGATTTCGGTCTTCCCGAAAGTGCACTTCCAGGGTCCGAAGCAGCCTGGTACGCCTCTCCCGAATTTAATCTCAACGGTTCAGCTCGATTTGAGTTGGCAAATTTTATTGACGGCAAAAATACGGTTTGGGAAATTCGAAATGCACTTAGCGCAGAATTCGGGCCCAAAGATTTGAAAACTATTTCACGCTATATCGAGGATTTGGTAAAAGTCGGTGTGGTTAAATGGAATATACTTTAA